A stretch of the Staphylococcus sp. NRL 16/872 genome encodes the following:
- a CDS encoding HAD family hydrolase translates to MKSILFDVDGVFLSEERCFDVSALTVEEMLKSETFLGLDKAIIFENINDDQTEEVRNRVFQYDHILRQLKSLGLNSNWDMLFVVFSIHFIQILKTLDTQVVNPFLQLKSMSQDDLQYLQTFINNEVEIDYEAPLSFIKDIESGKASIYAALEQFAKLQLNTDDASVFKLKGPLWQLSREVYQNWYLGGKLFKEVENKAPINFRKKGFIYDEIILRPVEEVKTLLHDLQEAGYQLAIATGRPKTETIVPFESLGLLEYFDKNNIVTASDVLEAESEFPQYIPLGKPNPFCYIATLNGNKKSDYKTYVTEQENIVNKEDVYIAGDSLADLLCAKKIGATFIGTLTGLKGQEAREELEQYHADHIVNHVGKIRDILL, encoded by the coding sequence ATGAAGTCAATATTATTTGATGTGGATGGGGTATTTTTAAGCGAGGAACGCTGTTTTGATGTTTCAGCGCTAACTGTAGAAGAAATGCTTAAGAGTGAGACTTTTCTTGGTTTAGATAAAGCTATTATTTTTGAAAATATAAATGATGACCAGACTGAAGAAGTGAGAAATAGAGTATTTCAATACGACCACATTTTAAGACAATTAAAATCATTAGGCCTAAATTCTAATTGGGATATGTTATTTGTCGTATTTAGTATTCATTTTATACAAATTTTAAAAACGTTAGATACACAAGTTGTAAATCCATTTTTACAATTAAAATCTATGTCTCAAGATGACTTACAATATTTACAAACTTTTATTAACAATGAGGTAGAGATTGATTATGAGGCGCCTTTATCATTTATTAAAGATATTGAAAGTGGCAAAGCTAGTATATATGCAGCTTTAGAACAGTTTGCTAAATTGCAACTTAATACAGATGATGCCAGTGTATTTAAACTAAAAGGTCCTTTATGGCAATTATCTAGAGAAGTTTACCAAAATTGGTATTTAGGTGGGAAGTTATTTAAAGAAGTTGAAAATAAAGCACCTATTAATTTTCGAAAAAAAGGTTTCATATATGATGAAATCATTTTGAGACCAGTGGAGGAAGTCAAAACCTTATTACATGATTTACAAGAAGCGGGTTATCAATTAGCAATTGCCACAGGGCGACCAAAAACAGAAACTATAGTGCCGTTTGAATCGCTTGGCCTTCTAGAATATTTCGATAAAAACAACATTGTAACTGCAAGCGATGTTCTTGAAGCAGAAAGTGAATTTCCACAGTATATTCCTTTAGGAAAACCAAACCCATTTTGTTATATTGCAACCCTCAACGGTAACAAAAAATCGGATTATAAAACGTATGTCACTGAGCAAGAAAACATTGTTAACAAAGAAGATGTATATATTGCAGGAGATTCATTAGCAGATTTATTATGTGCGAAAAAAATAGGCGCTACTTTTATTGGGACATTAACAGGTTTGAAAGGGCAAGAAGCTCGTGAAGAATTAGAACAATACCATGCAGACCATATCGTTAATCACGTAGGAAAAATTCGTGACATTTTATTATAA
- the serA gene encoding phosphoglycerate dehydrogenase, translating into MAHKILVSDPISEEGLHSLLSHPDFEVDIKTDLTPEQLVDVIPHYEGLIVRSQTQVTVDVINQAQQLKVIARAGVGVDNIDIEAATLKGILVVNAPDGNTISATEHSVAMILAMARNIPQAHASLKSKEWNRKAFKGVELYQKTLGVIGAGRIGLGVAKRLQSFGMKILAFDPYLTEEKAQHLDIQLATVDEIAANADFVTVHTPLTPKTRGIINADFFAKAKPSLQIINVARGGIINEQDLLNALDNNQIAHAALDVFEHEPPTSSPLLDHDKVIVTPHLGASTVEAQEKVAISVANEMIDILENGNVTNAVNAPRLNLNNIDEVTQQWIEVGELSGELAIQLLEEVPREIKITFNGEVSEKDTDLIIRSIVTRILQQDLGERVNLINAMALLKEQGVTHHIENRASQGTFSNYIQIHLIGGQEEVKIGATVVSGFGPRIVRINDYSVDFKPNAYQFISYHADKPGMVGLTGQLLGKHDINIASMSLGRHSEGGQAMMVLSVDQPVTQEVINELYQSGGFEKIYGTTLSVK; encoded by the coding sequence ATGGCGCATAAAATTTTAGTTTCAGACCCTATTTCTGAAGAAGGTTTACATAGTTTACTCTCTCACCCTGATTTTGAAGTAGATATTAAAACTGATTTAACACCTGAACAATTAGTTGACGTTATTCCACATTATGAAGGTTTAATCGTGCGTAGCCAAACACAAGTGACTGTTGACGTCATTAATCAAGCACAACAATTAAAAGTGATTGCTCGTGCAGGTGTTGGTGTAGATAACATCGATATTGAAGCGGCTACTTTGAAAGGGATTTTAGTCGTTAACGCACCAGATGGAAATACAATTTCTGCTACTGAACATTCAGTGGCTATGATTTTAGCAATGGCGCGTAATATCCCTCAAGCTCATGCTTCTTTGAAAAGTAAAGAATGGAATCGTAAAGCTTTTAAAGGTGTAGAACTATATCAAAAAACATTAGGTGTCATTGGAGCAGGACGTATAGGCTTAGGCGTGGCTAAAAGACTTCAAAGCTTTGGCATGAAAATTCTAGCATTTGACCCCTACTTAACTGAAGAAAAAGCACAACATTTAGATATTCAACTAGCTACAGTAGATGAAATTGCTGCAAATGCAGACTTTGTAACTGTTCACACGCCTTTAACACCTAAAACACGTGGCATTATTAATGCTGACTTCTTTGCTAAAGCAAAACCTTCACTACAAATTATTAATGTAGCTAGAGGTGGCATTATTAATGAACAAGATTTACTTAACGCATTAGATAACAATCAAATTGCACATGCAGCTTTAGACGTATTCGAACATGAACCTCCTACTTCTTCACCTTTATTGGACCATGACAAAGTCATTGTCACACCACATTTAGGCGCTTCAACAGTTGAAGCTCAAGAAAAAGTGGCTATTTCAGTAGCTAATGAAATGATTGATATTCTAGAAAATGGAAATGTCACAAATGCAGTTAACGCACCGAGATTAAATTTAAATAATATCGATGAAGTGACACAACAATGGATTGAAGTCGGAGAATTATCTGGCGAATTAGCTATTCAATTATTAGAAGAAGTCCCTAGAGAAATTAAAATTACTTTTAACGGAGAAGTAAGTGAAAAAGATACAGATTTAATTATCCGTTCTATAGTCACACGCATTTTACAACAAGATTTAGGAGAACGCGTAAATCTAATCAATGCAATGGCATTACTGAAAGAACAAGGTGTGACGCATCACATTGAAAACCGTGCCTCTCAAGGAACGTTTAGTAATTACATTCAAATTCACTTAATCGGCGGACAAGAAGAAGTCAAGATCGGAGCAACAGTGGTTTCAGGATTTGGCCCACGTATTGTACGTATTAATGATTACTCGGTTGACTTTAAGCCTAACGCTTATCAATTCATTTCATACCATGCAGATAAACCTGGTATGGTTGGATTAACAGGACAATTATTAGGCAAACATGATATCAACATCGCTTCTATGTCATTAGGACGTCATAGCGAAGGTGGCCAAGCGATGATGGTTCTTTCAGTTGACCAACCTGTAACACAGGAAGTTATTAATGAATTATATCAATCTGGTGGTTTTGAAAAAATTTACGGCACGACTTTATCAGTAAAATAA
- a CDS encoding OsmC family protein, protein MVKHDFEVQTKWRGGREKVGTVNGDVISEHISIPAPLGGNGTGTNPDELLVSAASSCYIISLAATLERAKFTNIKLTIKTIGTALFENGKFKMDKITHYPSITVSSDEKSTLEKRLPKLLTIADNNCMISNSIRNNVTIDIKPTIE, encoded by the coding sequence ATGGTGAAACATGATTTCGAAGTTCAAACTAAGTGGCGAGGTGGTCGCGAAAAGGTAGGTACAGTGAATGGTGATGTGATTTCTGAACATATTTCGATTCCAGCTCCTTTAGGTGGTAATGGTACTGGCACAAATCCAGATGAATTATTAGTGTCTGCCGCTTCTTCTTGCTATATTATCTCCCTAGCTGCAACGCTTGAAAGAGCTAAATTTACAAATATAAAGTTAACGATTAAGACCATTGGTACAGCTCTTTTTGAAAATGGAAAATTCAAAATGGATAAGATTACGCACTATCCTTCTATTACAGTTTCGAGTGATGAGAAATCAACATTAGAAAAACGTTTACCTAAACTATTAACGATTGCTGATAACAACTGTATGATTTCAAATTCTATACGCAATAATGTAACTATCGATATTAAACCTACTATTGAATAG
- the nagE gene encoding N-acetylglucosamine-specific PTS transporter subunit IIBC, with translation MFKFFQNLGRSLMLPVAVLPAGAIITGIGNLLKALHVLPTIALFFSTVGTAILLQLGLIFAIGVAIGMAKKNDGAVALAAALGYALVVEVLSPKHIAPLFNIKISAVNQGFEKMDNSNVFIGIIIGLIAAYCYNKFSDVELPLALSFFSGKRLVPIMTVFFCTFLIVILMFTWPYIYSAIVQFGEWLVGFGPFGAFLYGFFNRLLIPTGLHHALNAVFWFDTAGINDIGKFQTGQGAIKGITGRYQAGFFPIMMFGMPAAALAMYHTAQSSQKKQVYGWFLASAISAFIVGVTEPIEFAFMFVAPVLFVIHAFLTGLSLFIASFFHWTAGFSFSAGLIDYALSLINPVANHPLMIFVQGIVFFILYYVIFRVIIQVFNLNTIGRGTNLLADPTDDTTDDSTDQAIASGKGRYHKTASQILEGLGGSENINTLTNCATRLRMELKDNSIIDEQKIRNAGAVGVTKNGKHSTQVIIGTHVQQVADEIEKQMH, from the coding sequence ATGTTTAAGTTTTTTCAAAATTTAGGGCGATCGTTAATGTTACCAGTCGCTGTGTTGCCTGCCGGAGCAATAATCACTGGGATAGGTAACCTGCTTAAAGCATTACATGTATTGCCAACTATAGCATTATTCTTTTCAACTGTAGGGACAGCTATACTACTTCAGCTAGGTCTCATTTTTGCTATCGGTGTAGCAATCGGTATGGCTAAGAAAAATGATGGCGCAGTAGCATTGGCTGCAGCTTTAGGATATGCATTGGTAGTAGAAGTATTATCACCAAAGCATATAGCACCACTGTTTAATATTAAAATAAGCGCAGTAAATCAAGGGTTTGAAAAAATGGATAACTCAAACGTTTTTATAGGAATTATTATTGGATTGATTGCTGCATATTGTTATAACAAATTTAGTGATGTTGAATTACCATTAGCATTATCATTTTTCAGTGGTAAACGTTTAGTACCAATTATGACAGTTTTCTTCTGTACATTCTTAATCGTTATTCTAATGTTTACATGGCCTTATATTTATTCTGCAATAGTACAATTTGGTGAATGGCTCGTAGGATTTGGTCCATTCGGAGCATTTTTATATGGCTTCTTCAACCGTTTACTTATTCCGACAGGCCTACATCACGCATTAAACGCAGTATTCTGGTTCGATACAGCGGGTATTAATGACATCGGTAAATTCCAAACTGGTCAGGGCGCAATTAAAGGGATCACTGGCCGTTATCAAGCTGGATTTTTCCCAATTATGATGTTTGGAATGCCTGCAGCAGCTTTAGCGATGTATCATACAGCTCAATCTAGCCAAAAGAAACAAGTTTATGGTTGGTTTTTAGCCAGTGCTATCTCAGCATTCATAGTAGGTGTAACTGAACCTATTGAATTTGCATTCATGTTTGTAGCACCAGTATTATTTGTAATCCATGCATTCTTAACAGGACTATCATTATTTATCGCTTCATTCTTCCATTGGACAGCTGGATTCTCATTTAGTGCTGGTTTAATTGATTACGCACTATCACTTATCAATCCTGTAGCAAATCATCCACTCATGATTTTTGTTCAAGGCATTGTATTCTTTATTCTGTACTATGTGATTTTCCGTGTAATCATTCAAGTGTTCAATCTTAACACTATAGGTAGAGGTACAAACTTATTAGCAGATCCAACTGATGACACTACCGATGATTCTACAGATCAAGCTATTGCTTCTGGAAAAGGCAGATACCATAAAACTGCAAGTCAAATTCTAGAAGGCTTAGGCGGTAGTGAAAACATCAATACATTAACAAATTGTGCAACACGTTTACGAATGGAATTAAAAGACAATTCTATTATTGATGAACAAAAAATTAGAAATGCAGGAGCTGTAGGGGTAACGAAAAATGGTAAACACTCTACACAAGTCATTATTGGCACACATGTTCAACAAGTAGCTGATGAAATTGAAAAACAAATGCATTAA
- a CDS encoding LPXTG cell wall anchor domain-containing protein: MQSQQQVKNTTKALPETGELSNSGLVTIIASVLLAAGSLLTFKRFSNNK, from the coding sequence ATACAATCCCAACAGCAAGTAAAAAATACTACTAAAGCTTTACCAGAAACAGGGGAACTATCTAACTCTGGTTTAGTAACAATTATTGCCTCTGTTTTACTAGCTGCAGGTTCATTATTAACATTCAAACGCTTCTCTAATAATAAATAA
- a CDS encoding DNA sulfur modification protein DndB produces the protein MEKQNILINVVSELKNLANDTVINKIANNMEINYNIPKGLSYSFTIRKLDENFFETTDIRLIVLYIIESFKAMGREEILENFISVGEQNEAKQYDFLAYNKANEISLPYEFTPALPVNDVYSTKMTVKELGAFMNSGIINYNFDIQREAKLEIRTNEVIKTPNINEKNVKEMVIHLLNDSLKESTIYLNAAPTTSTEGDELIYDSSTYTLIVTEGTRIDVLDGFHRLLSIQRALRENPTIEFELNVVFSNFTTSEAIKWQAQHSKATAWSKNRISEMQIESRASKVVKAIKNSDYEFNYLIYTGTRLKNDKSLITFNNLTNIIDELYTLNNRKDEVILSEQLSKILLKINEIKSYAPTFKSQFYVYGFIKLFKVGYYNNVDNFLVQLDKIEKYIKNNDVNFKIQNRKEKLVKEEAYSKVLELSELVE, from the coding sequence ATGGAAAAACAAAATATATTAATTAATGTAGTTTCTGAGTTGAAAAATCTAGCAAATGATACAGTTATTAATAAAATTGCTAATAATATGGAAATTAATTATAACATCCCCAAAGGATTATCGTATTCTTTTACAATAAGAAAGTTAGATGAAAATTTTTTTGAAACTACAGATATTAGACTGATTGTCTTATATATTATTGAATCATTTAAGGCAATGGGCAGAGAAGAAATACTTGAAAACTTTATTTCAGTTGGTGAACAGAATGAAGCTAAACAATACGATTTTCTTGCTTATAATAAAGCAAATGAAATTAGTCTGCCGTATGAATTTACCCCAGCATTACCTGTAAACGATGTTTATAGTACTAAAATGACGGTGAAAGAACTTGGAGCATTCATGAATAGTGGAATTATTAATTATAATTTTGATATTCAAAGGGAAGCTAAACTGGAAATAAGAACAAATGAAGTTATAAAAACACCGAATATCAATGAAAAAAATGTTAAAGAAATGGTAATTCATTTATTAAATGATAGTTTAAAAGAAAGTACTATTTATCTTAATGCTGCTCCTACAACTAGTACAGAAGGTGATGAACTAATTTATGATAGTTCAACTTATACATTGATCGTAACAGAAGGTACTAGGATTGATGTGTTAGATGGTTTCCACCGTTTATTATCAATTCAAAGAGCATTAAGAGAAAATCCTACCATTGAGTTCGAATTAAACGTTGTATTCAGTAACTTTACTACTTCAGAGGCTATTAAATGGCAAGCTCAACACTCTAAAGCTACTGCTTGGTCTAAAAATAGAATAAGTGAAATGCAAATAGAAAGTAGAGCTTCTAAAGTCGTTAAAGCTATAAAAAACTCAGACTATGAATTTAACTATTTAATATATACTGGTACACGATTGAAAAATGATAAATCATTGATTACTTTTAATAATCTTACGAATATTATTGATGAGTTATATACTCTAAATAATAGAAAAGATGAGGTAATTTTATCTGAGCAATTGAGTAAAATCTTATTGAAAATTAATGAAATAAAAAGTTATGCACCAACATTTAAATCTCAATTTTATGTTTATGGTTTTATCAAACTATTTAAAGTTGGTTATTATAATAACGTGGACAACTTTTTAGTTCAATTAGATAAAATAGAAAAATATATTAAAAATAATGATGTTAATTTCAAAATCCAAAATAGAAAAGAGAAGCTCGTTAAAGAAGAAGCTTATTCTAAAGTTTTAGAATTGAGTGAGTTAGTGGAGTAA
- a CDS encoding alanine--glyoxylate aminotransferase family protein has product MYYYEPLLLTPGPTPVPPEINHAMNLPMVGHRSPDFEAIAKEAFNNLKPIFGTQNEVMILTSSGTSVLEASMLNIVNPDDHFVVIVSGAFGNRFKQIAETYYKNVHIYDVEWGKAVNVDEFVQFLSSIDHKITAIFTQYCETSTAVLHPVGELGKAIKAFDNDIYYVVDGVSCIGAVDVNLERDHIDVLVSGSQKALMLPPGLAFVAYNHRAQQRFSDVTTPRFYLNLNKYFDSLQQHSTPFTPNVGLFRAINAYATLVNKEGFNNTIARHNTIKNALRAALKKLDLDLLVDDAYASPTVTAFVPKDEAEVKHIKSTLKSQFNITIAGGQGKLKGKILRIGHMGKVSPFDILSVVTALELILTDYRKVNYIGQATTKYTEVIQHGA; this is encoded by the coding sequence ATGTATTATTATGAACCTTTATTACTTACACCCGGACCAACTCCAGTCCCTCCAGAAATTAATCATGCTATGAATTTACCAATGGTAGGTCATCGTTCTCCAGATTTTGAGGCTATTGCGAAAGAAGCTTTCAATAATTTGAAACCTATCTTTGGTACGCAAAATGAAGTTATGATATTAACTTCAAGCGGGACAAGTGTGCTCGAAGCTAGTATGTTAAATATCGTCAATCCAGACGATCACTTTGTAGTCATCGTTTCAGGTGCATTTGGTAATCGCTTTAAACAAATTGCAGAAACATACTATAAAAATGTACATATTTATGACGTCGAATGGGGTAAAGCAGTCAATGTCGATGAATTCGTTCAATTCCTTTCTTCAATTGACCACAAAATTACTGCTATCTTTACTCAATACTGCGAAACTTCAACTGCCGTACTACATCCAGTCGGAGAATTAGGCAAAGCTATCAAAGCGTTTGATAATGACATTTATTATGTAGTGGATGGCGTAAGCTGTATTGGTGCAGTTGATGTAAATCTTGAGAGAGATCACATTGACGTACTCGTATCAGGCAGTCAAAAAGCCTTAATGTTACCTCCTGGTCTGGCATTCGTCGCTTATAATCATCGTGCTCAACAACGATTTAGTGACGTAACTACCCCACGCTTCTATTTAAATTTAAATAAATACTTTGATTCACTTCAACAACATTCAACACCTTTCACTCCAAATGTAGGTCTATTCAGAGCGATTAATGCCTATGCAACTTTAGTAAATAAAGAAGGATTTAATAATACGATTGCACGACATAACACCATTAAAAATGCATTAAGAGCTGCATTGAAAAAACTTGATTTAGACTTATTAGTTGATGACGCTTACGCTTCTCCTACTGTAACAGCTTTCGTACCTAAAGACGAAGCGGAAGTTAAACATATTAAATCTACATTGAAATCTCAATTTAATATCACTATCGCTGGAGGACAAGGAAAATTAAAAGGTAAAATATTGCGTATTGGTCATATGGGTAAAGTTTCTCCATTTGACATTTTATCTGTGGTTACTGCATTAGAACTTATTCTCACAGATTATCGGAAAGTAAATTATATTGGTCAAGCAACTACTAAATATACGGAGGTCATCCAACATGGCGCATAA
- a CDS encoding 1-acyl-sn-glycerol-3-phosphate acyltransferase — translation MYKIISRILDVFLVKMAKSLYVLGKENIPKDNKYVVTCTHESYNEVIMLGVALVPNEIHYMAKKELFSNKWGGKFLTSLNAFPVDRENPGPSTLKRPVNLLKENKTVGIFPTGHRTAVEGAPLKRGASTIAMLGKAPILPAAYVGPTKLHGLITGQALIKFGKPIYQSDIPKDLKRNEKIDFLTKEIEKRTAELQKELHQIQDKLKEK, via the coding sequence ATGTATAAAATTATTAGTAGAATATTAGATGTCTTTTTAGTTAAAATGGCTAAATCTTTATATGTATTAGGTAAGGAAAATATTCCTAAAGATAATAAATATGTAGTGACATGTACACATGAAAGCTACAATGAAGTCATTATGTTAGGTGTAGCACTTGTACCTAATGAAATTCATTATATGGCTAAAAAAGAATTATTTAGTAACAAATGGGGCGGTAAGTTTTTAACTTCTTTAAATGCGTTTCCAGTAGACCGTGAAAATCCCGGCCCAAGTACGTTAAAACGTCCAGTTAATTTATTAAAAGAAAACAAAACAGTAGGGATCTTCCCAACAGGTCACCGTACTGCCGTAGAAGGTGCCCCTTTAAAACGCGGTGCCTCAACAATCGCAATGTTAGGTAAAGCGCCAATTTTACCAGCTGCATATGTGGGTCCTACTAAATTACATGGCTTAATTACAGGACAAGCCTTAATTAAATTTGGTAAACCTATCTACCAATCAGACATTCCAAAAGACTTAAAACGAAATGAAAAAATCGACTTTTTAACTAAAGAAATTGAAAAACGTACTGCAGAACTTCAAAAAGAATTACATCAAATTCAAGATAAATTAAAAGAAAAATAA
- a CDS encoding glycerophosphodiester phosphodiesterase family protein yields MKISKPNQAFQIVAHRGLSHRYPENTIEGFKAALMHHIDMLEIDVHFTKDKELVVIHDDTIDRTSNGKGKVMDYTLEELRNFDFGVKHSKAFLNTKISTFDEVLEVFNHYSKTLLIELKVPSQYPGIEEAVVQRLKAHQVPSHKAILQSFDVDSVKHLSTLQSDYQLGVLISKKKYWYKLPDFKEIAKYAKFVNPNYKLVNKKFMAHAHENDLKVIPYTVNKSKDVKKIINLGVDGIISDIPDELFKL; encoded by the coding sequence ATGAAAATATCTAAACCCAATCAAGCGTTTCAAATTGTAGCGCATCGTGGATTATCTCATCGTTATCCTGAAAATACTATTGAAGGATTTAAAGCGGCATTAATGCATCATATTGATATGTTAGAAATAGATGTGCATTTCACTAAAGATAAAGAATTAGTGGTAATTCATGATGATACGATTGATCGTACATCTAATGGAAAAGGGAAAGTGATGGATTACACACTTGAAGAACTAAGAAACTTTGACTTTGGCGTAAAGCATAGCAAAGCTTTTTTAAATACAAAAATATCTACGTTTGATGAAGTGTTGGAAGTATTTAATCATTATTCTAAAACATTATTAATAGAGTTAAAGGTGCCTAGTCAATATCCTGGTATTGAGGAAGCAGTCGTACAACGACTAAAAGCGCATCAAGTTCCATCACATAAAGCGATTCTTCAATCCTTTGATGTTGATAGCGTCAAACATCTCTCTACATTACAGAGTGATTATCAATTAGGGGTATTGATTAGCAAAAAGAAATATTGGTACAAATTACCTGACTTTAAAGAAATTGCTAAATATGCGAAGTTTGTGAATCCTAATTATAAATTAGTAAACAAAAAATTTATGGCCCATGCTCACGAGAATGATTTGAAAGTCATACCATATACGGTGAACAAGTCTAAAGATGTAAAAAAAATTATCAACTTAGGGGTAGACGGAATTATTTCTGATATTCCAGATGAACTATTCAAATTATAA
- the rpsD gene encoding 30S ribosomal protein S4, which produces MARFRGSNWKKSRRLGISLSGTGKELEKRPYAPGQHGPNQRKKLSEYGLQLREKQKLRYLYGMTERQFRNTFDIAGKQHGVHGENFMILLASRLDAVVYSLGLARTRRQARQLVGHGHVEVDGRRVDIPSYSLKPGQVITVREKSQNLDIIKESVEINNFVPEYLDFDADSLKGTFVRFPERSELPAEINEQLIVEYYSR; this is translated from the coding sequence ATGGCTCGATTCAGAGGTTCAAACTGGAAAAAATCTCGTCGTTTAGGTATCTCTTTAAGTGGTACAGGTAAAGAATTAGAAAAACGTCCTTACGCACCAGGACAACATGGTCCAAACCAACGTAAAAAATTATCAGAGTATGGTTTACAATTACGTGAAAAACAAAAATTACGTTACTTATATGGAATGACTGAAAGACAATTCCGTAACACATTTGACATTGCTGGTAAACAACACGGTGTTCATGGTGAAAACTTCATGATCTTATTAGCTAGCCGTTTAGATGCAGTTGTATACTCATTAGGTTTAGCTCGTACTCGCCGTCAAGCTCGTCAATTAGTTGGTCACGGTCACGTTGAAGTTGATGGTCGTCGCGTTGACATCCCATCATACTCATTAAAACCTGGTCAAGTTATCACTGTACGTGAAAAATCACAAAACTTAGACATCATCAAAGAATCAGTTGAAATCAACAATTTCGTACCTGAATACTTAGACTTCGATGCAGACAGCTTAAAAGGTACTTTCGTACGCTTCCCTGAACGTAGCGAATTACCTGCTGAGATTAACGAACAATTAATCGTTGAGTACTACTCAAGATAA